Proteins encoded in a region of the Vicia villosa cultivar HV-30 ecotype Madison, WI linkage group LG5, Vvil1.0, whole genome shotgun sequence genome:
- the LOC131607477 gene encoding B3 domain-containing transcription factor LEC2 yields the protein MNQPHQNYSVPIGKSLNPFIIPNIYLVHAQREDDQKKMETRRCKVAREQRRQKLQKIRSTRASKAREVTIEKPPIYRGIQKRIPHVFFTSDGKRFEEILTKKLRNSDVNKLGRIVLPKREAEEKLPTPSKEGIEVVFKDIHYGLEWKVKFKYWINVKTKMYVLENTANLVKHYGLCMGDYLSLYEDESKNLYLYTEKGFCSTNT from the exons ATGAATCAACCTCATCAAAATTATTCAGTTCCAATAGGGAAAAGTCTCAATCCTTTCATAATTCCAAATATCTATCTAGTTCATGCTCAAAGAGAAGATGATCAAAAGAAGATGGAAACAAGGAGATGCAAAGTTGCCCGAGAACAGAGGAGACAAAAATTACAAAAGATTAGAAGTACCCGTGCTTCTAAGGCCCGTGAAGTTACAATAGAGAAACCCCCAATTTATAGAGGGATCCAAAAAAGAATTCCACATGTTTTTTTCACTTCAGATGGAAAG CGATTTGAAGAAATTTTAACAAAGAAGTTAAGAAATAGCGATGTTAACAAGCTAGGCCGCATTGTCTTGCCAAAG AGGGAGGCTGAAGAAAAGCTTCCGACGCCAAGCAAAGAAGGGATCGAAGTTGTTTTTAAGGATATACATTATGGGCTTGAATGGAAAGTGAAATTCAA GTACTGGATTAATGTGAAAACTAAAATGTATGTTCTTGAGAATACAG CGAATTTAGTGAAGCATTATGGATTATGTATGGGAGATTATTTAAGCCTTTATGAGGACGAATCTAAAAACTTG TATTTGTACACAGAAAAAGGCTTCTGCTCTACCAACACTTGA
- the LOC131602672 gene encoding small ribosomal subunit protein uS5c — translation MASAHSSALSSLSSLSIRSSSSSSCFSLLPTTNKLTFPLLTKTTSLSFTAKSTSFDDNAPVPEEILPFNPPEVPEGFIDQPSVDDGPVEEEDEIAAAYEEIYGAAYSGVSVLGNDIYVMDSKTRKATGYGSRRKRERFRDGLEERVVQVRRVTKVVKGGKQMRFRAIIIVGDKKGQVGVGVGKAKEVVSAVQKASINARRNLVKVPMTKYSTFPHRADGDYGAAKVMLRPASPGTGVIAGGSVRIVLEMAGVENALGKQLGSDNALNNARATVAAVQKMRQYSQVSEERGVPMEELWK, via the exons ATGGCTTCTGCACATTCTTCAGCTCTcagttctctctcttctctctctatcCGTTCCTCTTCCTCCTCCTCTTGTTTCTCTCTCCTCCCCACAACCAACAAACTCACATTCCCTCTCCTCACCAAAACCACCTCTCTCTCCTTCACCGCCAAATCCACCTCCTTCGACGACAATGCACCCGTCCCCGAAGAAATTCTTCCGTTCAACCCACCCGAAGTCCCGGAAGGCTTCATCGACCAGCCTTCCGTAGACGACGGACCAGTCGAAGAGGAAGACGAAATTGCTGCTGCGTATGAAGAAATCTACGGCGCGGCGTACAGTGGGGTTAGTGTGCTTGGAAATGATATATATGTGATGGATTCGAAGACGAGGAAGGCGACTGGGTATGGTTCTAGAAGGAAGAGAGAGAGGTTTAGAGATGGGTTGGAAGAGAGAGTTGTGCAAGTGAGAAGGGTTACGAAGGTTGTTAAAGGAGGGAAACAAATGAGGTTTAGGGCTATTATTATTGTTGGGGATAAGAAAGGACAAGTTGGTGTTGGTGTTGGGAAGGCTAAGGAAGTTGTTTCTGCTGTTCAGAAAGCTTCTATTAATGCTAGGAGGAATCTTGTTAAAGTTCCTATGACTAAGTACTCTACTTTTCCTCATAG AGCAGACGGAGATTATGGAGCAGCAAAGGTGATGCTTAGACCCGCTTCTCCTGGTACAGGAGTTATTGCTGGTGGATCTGTGAGAATTGTTCTTGAAATGGCAGGCGTTGAGAATGCTTTGGGGAAACAACTAGGAAGTGACAATGCACTCAACAATGCCAGAGCAACTGTAGCTGCAGTGCAGAAAATGAGGCAGTACAGTCAGGTCTCCGAAGAGCGTGGTGTTCCAATGGAAGAGTTATGGAAGTAA
- the LOC131605538 gene encoding transcriptional corepressor LEUNIG-like, which yields MNPIRSNEDHIFRMYMYDYLKKRGLHYTAEVFRMEGQVSSKPPIEINQNRHGFLHDFWKSLHDDLYNPRLKMPPPPSNKVQNVGSKRDTTASQIYRDGYSMQLIGNFKSMNSLSSCDFSSDGKVLASGGFEKKAFICYMDTCEFINTSESHLAPITEVRFQPRTTIFATSSPDKTPRTALFDLVGHKGVVKSLDFHPNEALLCSSDSFDVIEVWDLVKCIRLKNFMAGGQKIRFQPVFGKFLAVANGNVITILDIQTWKGHSKEIRSICWDTQGQRIASVTEDCARVWSIAGRGQYLHEYKANGKRFQSIIFHPRYPNVLVIGAFQNIELWITETEQVYHIPTHTKATVTGLAACAQNQFIASCSSDRTVKIWK from the exons atgaatCCAATCCGTTCTAATGAAGATCATAT TTTCCGAATGTATATGTATGATTACCTCAAGAAACGTGGATTGCATTACACTGCTGAAGTTTTCCGAATGGAAGGCCAAGTTTCTTCAAAACCCCCCATTG aaattaatcaaaatcgaCATGGCTTCTTGCATGACTTTTGGAAATCACTCCATGATGACTTGTATAACCCTAGACTAAAAATGCCACCACCACCCTCCAATAAG GTACAAAATGTTGGTTCTAAAAGGGACACTACTGCCTCGCAAATATATCGAGATGGATATTCTATGCAACTCATTGGAA ATTTTAAGAGCATGAACTCGCTTTCGTCCTGCGATTTTTCGTCAGACGGAAAGGTTTTGGCGAGTGGTGGGTTTGAAAAGAAG GCTTTCATTTGCTACATGGATACTTGTGAATTTATTAATACATCAGAGTCACATTTAGCTCCTATCACAGAAGTTAGATTTCAACCAAGAACAACTATATTTGCAACTTCTTCTCCTGATAAAACA CCTCGAACCGCGTTGTTTGATCTTGTTGGACATAAGGGTGTGGTGAAGTCATTGGATTTCCATCCAAATGAAGCACTTCTTTGCTCATCTGATAGCTTTGATGTGATTGAAGTATGGGATCTTGTTAAGTGTATTAGGCTGAAAAACTTTATG GCGGGTGGGCAGAAAATACGATTTCAACCTGTATTTGGGAAGTTTTTGGCAGTTGCTAATGGAAATGTCATCACCATACTTGATATTCAGACTTGGAAG GGACACAGCAAAGAAATTCGTTCGATATGTTGGGACACACAGGGGCAAAGGATTGCTTCTGTTACTGAAGATTGCGCACGTGTCTGGTCGATTGCAGGGCGCGGACAATACCTTCATGAGTATAAAGCAAATGGGAAGAGGTTTCAATCCATCATATTTCATCCTAGATACCCTAATGTACTAGTTATTGGTGCATTTCAG AACATTGAACTGTGGATTACTGAGACTGAGCAAGTGTATCATATTCCTACCCATACTAAGGCCACAGTTACTGGACTAGCAGCTTGTGCACAAAATCAATTCATTGCTTCGTGTAGCAGTGATCGTACTGTGAAAATATGGAAATGA
- the LOC131607479 gene encoding transcriptional corepressor LEUNIG_HOMOLOG-like, whose protein sequence is MKPFICFVGTRHSVASVESHSSTILDVRFQPGTNIFATASADTTVKLWDANKPKTALSDFVGHNWRVRSLDFHPSGRFLCSSDAEDVIKVWDVNQQVLFGTHEVGGSKVRFQPGSGSLLAVANRNVIAILDSSSYKFLYHLMGHDNDVYSICWDVTGSMIASVSDDGVRVWSVLKNGQCLYNYRLSHGRFQSVIFHPRYNDVLVVGGFMSLEVLILEKAKICIARGPSLSINGLAATTAQSECIASVSNQSNSMVNIWK, encoded by the exons ATGAAG CCTTTCATTTGCTTCGTGGGAACTCGTCATTCTGTTGCTTCAGTCGAGTCACATTCATCTACCATCTTAGATGTTAGATTTCAACCAGGAACTAATATATTTGCAACAGCTTCAGCTGATACGACAGTAAAGCTATGGGATGCAAACAAA CCTAAGACAGCGTTGTCCGATTTTGTTGGTCATAATTGGAGGGTAAGATCACTGGACTTCCACCCATCAGGCAGATTTCTTTGCTCATCCGATGCCGAGGATGTAATTAAAGTATGGGATGTCAATCAGCAAGTCCTTTTTGGCACCCATGAG GTAGGTGGAAGCAAAGTGAGATTTCAGCCTGGATCTGGGAGTCTTTTGGCTGTTGCCAATCGAAATGTTATTGCCATACTTGATTCTAGTAGTTATAAGTTTCTTTACCATCTTATG GGACATGACAACGACGTTTATTCCATATGTTGGGATGTCACTGGAAGCATGATTGCTTCTGTCAGCGACGATGGTGTACGTGTCTGGTCGGTGCTTAAGAATGGACAATGCCTTTATAACTATCGTTTAAGCCACGGGAGGTTTCAATCTGTCATATTCCATCCTCGATACAATGACGTCTTAGTTGTTGGTGGCTTTATG AGCTTGGAAGTTTTGATTCTTGAAAAAGCGAAAATATGTATTGCACGTGGCCCTTCTCTATCAATTAATGGACTAGCAGCTACTACGGCGCAAAGTGAATGCATTGCATCAGTTAGCAATCAATCTAATTCTATGGTGAATATATGGAAATGA
- the LOC131607480 gene encoding uncharacterized protein LOC131607480 isoform X2 — protein MDQNHHSESQSTTGEVSSATAVLLGALAPGVNGATWNTLKSAFLMLGLCLAVMLGLAFSSSDKWFLAETGLVSVEHQMREMGLDVKAPVETDKKGE, from the exons ATGGATCAGAACCACCATTCAGAATCACAATCAACTACCGGAGAAGTATCTTCAGCAACAGCAGTTCTACTAGGAGCTCTTGCTCCCGGTGTTAAC GGAGCTACATGGAATACATTAAAGTCTGCGTTTTTAATGTTGGGTCTATGTCTTGCTGTTATGTTGGGTTTGGCATTTTCTTCTAGTGATAAATG GTTTCTTGCAGAAACTGGTTTAGTCTCTGTTGAACATCAAATGCGAGAGATGGGGTTGGACGTTAAGGCTCCTGTAGAGACAGACAAAAAGGGCGAATAA
- the LOC131607480 gene encoding uncharacterized protein LOC131607480 isoform X1, producing the protein MDQNHHSESQSTTGEVSSATAVLLGALAPGVNGATWNTLKSAFLMLGLCLAVMLGLAFSSSDKWLVLHVALLVLICVTLFFLLSWFLAETGLVSVEHQMREMGLDVKAPVETDKKGE; encoded by the exons ATGGATCAGAACCACCATTCAGAATCACAATCAACTACCGGAGAAGTATCTTCAGCAACAGCAGTTCTACTAGGAGCTCTTGCTCCCGGTGTTAAC GGAGCTACATGGAATACATTAAAGTCTGCGTTTTTAATGTTGGGTCTATGTCTTGCTGTTATGTTGGGTTTGGCATTTTCTTCTAGTGATAAATGGTTGGTGCTTCACGTTGCGTTACTTGTTCTAATTTGTGTTACCCTCTTCTTCCTTCTTAGCTG GTTTCTTGCAGAAACTGGTTTAGTCTCTGTTGAACATCAAATGCGAGAGATGGGGTTGGACGTTAAGGCTCCTGTAGAGACAGACAAAAAGGGCGAATAA